The DNA segment CATCACCACCATTGAATTTGTCATCACCGAAAACGCCATGGTTGAAGTGGCCATTTACAACCAGTTGGGACAACTCGTTACCACCCTTGTGAATGAAGAGCTGACTGCCGGCACTTATCAGATAGCCTGGCAGGCCGGCGATGCGCCGGAGGGTATCTACCTGTGCAGGATGAAGGCCGGGAGTAAATTCTTGACTAACAAAATTGTGAAAGTTGAATAAGATCCCTGCATTCGCTCCCTCCTGATCTAATTACCAGGAGGGAGCGAATTTGCAAATAATCCCACATGTAAATGAATTACCAATAACACCCAACCACCATGAAAAAACTTATCCTGATCTTAACAATGATTTTTTTGAGCCAATTCTTTGCTTTTTCCAAGGGATGTCTGCCGCAAGGCATCGCGTTCTTCACCCAGGCAAGAATTGATAATTTCCAGGCCAACAACCCGGGATGTACCCAGATTGAGGGCGATGTGACAATTAATGGAGATGACATTAATAACCTGAAGGGATTAAGTGTACTAACCTCAATCGGCGGAAACCTTTTAATTTGGGACAACGATGTCCTGACCAGTTTATCCGGGTTGGAAAACCTGACCACTGTTGGGGGATACGTTAATATTCATAACAACGATGCCATGACAAGTTTGTCCGGACTGGAAAGCCTGACTACCATCGGAGGATGCGTCAATCTTTATAACAACAATGCCCTGACCAGTTTTTACGGGCTGAAAAGCCTGACCACTATCGGGGGATACTTAAATATTCATCATAACAATTCACTGTCATGTTTTACCGGACTGGAAAGCCTGGTTTCCATAGGAGAATTTCTTGATATTAATTACAACAATGCACTGACCAATTTTTCCGGAATGGAAAACATAACCTCGATAGGTGGTTATCTTGATGTAAGCGGAAACAACGCTTTGAATAGTTTGGCAGGACTCGAGAATATCGCTGCGGGGTCTATTACGACCCTATACATTAGATACAATTTTTCGTTATCCGCCTGCCATATTCAATGCATCTGCGATTACCTGGCGGCGCCCGGCGGTAATATCTATATCTATCACAACGCCCCGGGCTGCAACAGTCCTGAAGATGTGGTTGCGGCCTGTACATCCTGCCTACCCGAAGGCATCACTTTCAACACACAGGCACAGATTGATAATTTCCAGGCCAATTATCCGGGGTGTATGGAGATTGAGGGGAATTTGACCATTCAGGGTAGCGACATAACAAATTTGAATGGATTGAATGTGCTGACTTCCATCGGGGGGGATCTTTGGATTTATTATAACAGCAACCTTACCAGCCTGACAGGTCTTGATAACCTTACTTCCATTGGAGGATACCTTTATATTGACAATAATACCATCCTGGCCAGCCTTGCAGGGCTGGAGAACCTTACCTCCATCGGGAGTTATCTTAGTATTTATGAAAACAGCTCCCTCACCAGCCTTACAGGACTGGAGAGCCTGACTTCCGTCGGGGGGTATCTTTATATCAACTATAACAACGCCCTGACCAGCCTGACAGGACTGGAGAACCTGGTTACTACAGGTGGACTTTATATTGGAGATAATAGCACCCTGACCAGCTTTACTGGGCTGGATAACCTCGTATCGTTAGGCGGAGACCTGAGGATCAGCTCCAACAACGCTATGACCAGCCTGACCGGACTGGGAAACCTGACTTCCATTGGAGGTCATATGTATATTGGAAAATGGGATGACTATTCAGGTGGGAATCCTGCACTCATCAATCTATTCGGGCTGGATAACCTCGTATCAATTGGAGGCGACCTGAGGATTTGTTCCAACAACGCTTTAACCAGTCTTAGGGGGCTGGAGAACCTGACTACCATAGGAGCTAATGTAGAAATTGGGAGCTATTGGGATGGTGGAAACCTTCAATTGATCAGCCTGAAGGGGCTGGATAACATCATATCAATAGCCGGAGACCTGAGTATAATATACAACAACGCTTTAAACAGCCTTACTGGACTGGATAACCTGACATCGATAGGCGGAAACCTTAAGATCACTTCCAACAACGCTTTGACCAACCCGACGGGGCTGGAGAACCTGGCTTCTATCGGGGGTAATCTTTTTATAGGCTATAATGACGCCCTGACTACCCTGACCGGACTGGAAAACCTGACCTCAATCGGTGGGGAATTTGAGCTTTGGAATAACAATGCCCTGACAAGCCTGACGGGGCTGGAAGGTTTGACCTCAATCGGGTGGTCTCTTGGTATTTATCATAATAACGCTCTGACCAACCTGACGGGGCTGGAGAACCTGGCTACAATAGGCTACACTCTTTATATTTGTTATAACGACGCCCTGACCAGTCTGACTGGGCTGGAAGGTTTGACCTCCATCGGGTGGTATCTTGGTATTTATCATAATTACGTTCTGACCTGCCTGACGGGACTGGAGAACCTTACTTCCATCGGGAATATTCTTAGGATTCATGATAACATCGCCCTGATGAGCCTGACGGGGCTGGAGAACCTGGCTTCCATCGGGAAGATACTTGAAATTTATAATAATAACGCTCTGACCAGCCTGTCAGGCATCGACAATATTGCTGCCGATTCAATTACAAACCTTCAGATTTATTCTAATCCTTACTTATCCACCTGCCATGTCCAGAGCATCTGCGATTACCTCTCTGCACCCAACGGTTCTGTTGAAATCCAATACAATGCCCCTGGCTGCGACAGCCCGGAGGAGGTGGAGGAAGCGTGTGAGACCCTTGGTATTCATGACATCGGAAATGAAAAGCCTTCCGGTGATCAGCAGAATTGGAATGTAAATATTTTCCCCAATCCCGGTTCAGGGATCATTACCGTTGAATTTGAGATCAAGGAGGGGGCTTATGTTACCGTAGCCATCTTTAACCTCACAGGTCAGCAGGTTGCTGAACCGGTGTATGAGCTGAAAAGCCCTGGCCAACAGCAGGTACAATTCGATGTTTCCGCCCTGCCGCCGGGAGTCTATTATTGCCGCCTGCAGACCGGAAATCGAACTACAACGAAAAAAATAATCATCACGGAATAAATCCTGCTGCGCAAAACAACTCAGGATGATCCGCTGCGCCGGAGGCACAAAGAACCTGTGAAGGAACGAAGTGAAGCAACAAGTTTGAATAAAAAAATCTTTTCAGGAAACATTGCCTGTTTTTCAAACTAAAAAAATTACATTTGTGGAAAATTTCTTCATGATCAGGGCGATAATTGTTGACGATGAGTTCTATTCACGCGAACAAATCCGTAAAATCGTTACGACCTTTTGTCCCAACGTGATGGTGCTGGCTGCTGCCGACAGCGTGAAGTCGGGGGTAGCCGCCATTAACGAGCATGAACCCGACCTGGTGCTTCTCGATATCAAATTGCCCGACGGCAGCGGCTTCGACCTGATCAAGCACTTCAATAAACCCGATTTCAAGGTGATCTTTATCTCCGGCTACATGGAATACGCCATCAAAGGCTACAAGTTTGGCGCAGTGGATTACATTCTGAAACCGATAGACGAAGAGGCGCTCACCCTCGCCATCAACCGTGCCGACGACCTCATCCGCTACGAAGAGAAACTGAAGTTTAAGGCCATTGAGGAAAACCTGGTTTCGCTCAACAAAACCAGCAAAATCCTCCTCAAAACCACCGAACAGATCCACCTGGTCAGCATCAGCGACATCATCCGGGTGGAAGCCGACGGCAGCTATTGCACTTTTTATATCACCGACGGACGGAAAATCCTGGTTTCAAAAGCCATCGGCGAGTTCGAGGAAGAGCTTATTGACAAAGGATTTCACCGCATACATAAATCACACCTCATCAATATCGGCAAGCTAAGTTACTTTGACAAAAATGACGGCGGGAACGTGAAAATGTCGGATGGCTCGGAAGTCCCTGTCGCCTCAAGGAAAAAGGACATGCTGCTCGATTTGTTCGAAAGTCTTGCATAGGATGATATAATTAAACGGTTAGTCTTAAATATTTAATGAGAATCAGAACTATATACAATAATACGATTTATGGAAATCAATCAGATAACCGAAAAAATAATTGGGTGTGCCATAGAAGTCCATAAAAGATTGGGTCCGGGATTATTAGAATCAGCTTACGAAGAGTGCTTATCCTATGAGTTGAAAAGTGCTGGATTCACTATTGAACGGCAAGTTCCTGTACCAGTAGTCTATAAAGACATTAAACTGGAGTGCGGATACAGAATTGATATTCTGGTTGAGAAGACTGTAGTTTTAGAGCTAAAAACAATTGAAGCATTTGCACCTGTTCATGAAGCTCAGATTCTGACTTATTTGAAATTTGCCAATAAACCACTCGGATTGCTGATCAACTTTAATGTGACATTGCTTAAAAATGGGATAAGGCGGTTTAAAAATTAACACTATGATTCCTCTGTGTAACTCTGTGATCCCTCTGTGAAACTCTGTGTAATAAAAAAATTACACAGAGAACCACGGAGAAGGCACAGAGAACCACGGAGAACTGCAGTAGCAGATAAGTTTAAACTCTGTGTAACTCCGTGATTCCTCTGTGAAACTCTGTGTAACAAAAAAATAAGTTACACAGAGAACAACAGAGAAAGTTCAACAATTGTGCGGATTTTATTTTGGGTTGACGTTACAATTATAAATCTAAAAAAATGTCTGAGCAAAAACAAGAGGCGTTATCGCGTAAAGCTACGGTTTTATACCTGACCTTCAGCGGGTTTCACGAAATGGAGACAAACTCCTCCTTTGGTGAAATTGCAGCTTTGCTCGGTCGGTGCTTCTCCTTTACCGATCCCATCATCCGGCTTTACAGCGGCAAACCCTACAAATACATGGGCGAGAGCGCCATGGCATTTTTCGGATTGAATGAAGATGGTAAACGTTCGTCGGTGAATGCAGTAAAATCAGCCATCGAACTGCAAAACAAGTTCTCAGAGCTGATCTCCGAAAATGAGTTCCCCGGTACGATCGGATTCAAAATCGGTATCTATTCAGGTGAAATTTTTTCGGCAACCATTGGAACCGGAGCCGAACAGCAGGAAAATTACTTTGGCGAAGCCCTTCAACTGGCTGCGCACATTTGCAGTCTGGCCATGCCCGGCCAGATATTGGTCGGCGAGGAGACCCGACAACACGCCAGCACCGATTTTACCTTTAATGCCCTCGAACCCGTTCCCGTAAAGGGGTACAAAAAACCACTTCCCATTTTTGAACCGCTGACTAAAAAGCACAAAAAACTCGACCTAAAAATAAGTCCGCAGCGTAAAATTGTTTCGGAGATGGTGGGGCGCAGCAGCGAAATGGAGCAACTCGAAGGGCTGATCAGAAATCTGGCGGCAGGCAAAGGCTCCATCGTGAACATTGTAGGTAAGGCAGGCATCGGCAAATCGCGTCTGATGGCGGAAATGAAGGCTCAGCCCTTGATGGATAAGGTGCTTTTGCTTGAAGGACGTGCAGTGTCGACAGGGCAAAATCTCAGTTTCCATCCCATTACCAATTTAATTAAATCCTGGGCAGGCATCACCGAAGAGGATCTTCCTTCTGTTTCATCAGAAAAGCTTTTTCAGGGTATCAAACGCAACACTGCGGAACAGGCAGATGAAATCTATGCTTTCCTTGCCACCATGATGGGATTGCCGCTTGAAGGGAAAAACAAGGAGCGAGTCAAGGGTATTGAAGGTGAGGCGCTTGAAAAACTCATCCTGAAAAATCTTCGCGACCTCATTATAGCCGCCACAAAAGACAAACCCCGCATTTACATGATCGAGGATCTGCATTGGGCCGACAGCTCATCCATCACCTTGTTTGAATCGCTATACAAGCTTTCAGAGAAATACCCTGTAATGTTTATCAATGTAATGCGGCCCGGATACAAGGAAACAGGAGATTACATCTTAAAATACCTTGTGGATAATTTCCCGGGCGATCATAACACCATCAACGTTAATCCTTTGGAGGAAACGGAATCCGGGAATCTGATCAAAAATCTTCTGAGAGAAGCCCCAATTCCTGAGGAAATTCAAAAGATGATTGTCCGCAAAACTGAGGGGAATCCCTTTTTTATTGAGGAGATCATCCGCAGTTTTATAGATGAAGAGATTATTGATATACAAGAAGGTAATTTTATTGTAACCGAAAAAATCAAAGATGTCAACATCCCTGAAACCATCAACGAGGCCATTCTCTCCAGGGTGGATAAACTGGATGAAAAGACCAGGGAATTGCTGAATACCGCCTCTGTAATGGGACGTAATTTCTATTACAAAGTATTGGAAGAGGCTACAGATACCATAGAAGAACTTGACGAAAGGCTCGCCTATCTTACCCAGGTACAGTTGATCACCGAGACAAAAAAGAAGGAAGAAATCGAGTACCTCTTCAAACACGCCCTGGCCCAGCAGTTGACCTACGACGCCATGATGCAGCAATCACGGAAGGAGATACATTTCAAAATTGCCCGTTCGATTGAGAAAGTGTTTGCGGCAAACATCCATGAGTTTTATGGCACACTGGTCTATCACTACGAGCTGGCAGAGGACGAAGAAAAGGCAATCTATTTCATGTTATTGGCTGGTGAAGAAGCCATGCGATCAGGCGCTTCGTCAGAAGCATTGCGGTTCTTTGAAAGGGCGCTGGATGCTTTGCCGGAACAGAGAAAAAATGATCCGCAAGACAATGAGATCAGGGATCTTAGAATCAATATTGCCAATTTGTATCACGCGTTGGGACGCAATTTTGAATCGGTTGAACTCTTTGAATATATTTTTGAAAAATACTTTAATTACAGGGTTGCAAAAACGGAAAAGGGTATTATGCTAAGGGGTATCTGGGGGATGGTGTTGATCGCTTTCGCATTTAGGTTTCCACGGCTGTTTTTCAGAAAATCCATAAAAAAGGAGGATGAATTAATTTGCACTCATTTTGTCGACTGGGGTACCCCTATTTCAACTATTAATCCACGACATTTTGTTTTTAAGCCATCTGATGCGGTCAGGAGATTTATTAAGTACGATCCCATGGGTTCTCAGGCAGTTCTGGATCTTTACATCCAGATTTCTTGTATATTTCTTTGGGCATCATTCTCTTACCCAACTTCAAGGAAGATCATTGATCTTGTTGACCAGGCAGATTTTCAATTAAACCCGAGGCCTCTTTTGTCATTATTAATGACAAAAAGCATGTTTAACATAAATACCGGGAAATGGCATTACAACATTGATGCCGATGAAGTATTTAACACGGGGATCAAAACGGGTGAGCTATGGATGACCAGTGTCACCGCATTGTATCTTGGTATGCAGCAGACCGAGTTGGGGAATTATGCCCGTACTATTGAGATTTCGGATAAACTTAAAGAATTGGGAAATTCCTTTGAAAACAGTTTCTCTATAGCACAAGGATACAGAGTGAGATTCGTGTGCCTGATGAAATTCAGAAAATTTGAACAACTGCAGCCATTATTAGACGAAGCCAGGAATTACATGCATACTACTGATAACAAGTTACATGCATTTTTAGTGGATATAGTCCAAAGCCACCTCCATATTCACAACAACGATCTTGATGCAGCGGTAAAATCTTTTGAGGAAGCAAAAAAGTCCCTGGAAATAATCAAGAGTATTCCGAGCTATTATACACCCTATCTGATAGCAAAAATTCATCTGGGCTTAGCGTTGATGAACGACAAAAGAAACAAGGATATAAAAAACAATCAGGAGATCAGGGAACTGCTAAAGGCATCCAAAAAGCTAATAGCTAAATCAAAGAAATTTGTCAGCAACCTTACCGAAGCCTACCTGCTACGATCGAGGATTTTCATGTTTCAGCAAAAATCCGGCAAAGCTTTTAAAAATCTTCAATTAGCCATCGCTACCGGAGAAAAATACCAAAGCCGCCTCGAACATTCCCGCGCCTGTTTTGAAACCGGCAAATTCCTTTCCGATCCAAATAATAGAAACAAGGAATTAAACGGCAATCCTGCGGGCTATTATCTGGAAAAAGCCAAAGCCATGTTCGAAGAAATGGATCTCCAATGGGATTTGAAGGAGTACGAACAATATATGGAAACCTAAATCAAGCCCAATGAAACAAGAAAATGAACCATCAGCAGCGAAAACCGATCCGGTTGCCACCATTGTAATTGCGGAGATCGGGGGGTTGATTCATTTATCGGATGTAAAAGATGCCAGGGGGGAAAAGTCGCTGATCAATGCTTTGTATGAGAAAATCAGTCAGGAAATCCGCTTGTACAACGGTACGATTTATCCTTCGATGGGCGAGCGGATCATGGCCGCATTCGGATTGGAAAACAGGGTTGAAAACGATGAGAAGAATGCAGTCAATGCGGCGCTGAGGTTTCATGCGGTGCTCGAGTCTTTTTCAAACGATCATGACCTTGCGGTTCCACTTACCGTCCGGGTTGGTATTCACACCGGCCCGGTAATCAAAACCCGGATGGGCGCCGGGTCGAACATCCAGGAATCGTTGATCGGTGAAACCGTTGACATTGCAGCCAGAATCCAGGACATTGCCGATAAAAACCAGGTGCTGGTGGGTTCAACCACTTACGATAAAACCAAAGATTTATTTACATACCACACGCTCGAGCCCGTCCCTGTGAAAGGGTACAAAAAACCGATTGCGATTTATGAGGTCACGGTGAGGAAAAGCGCTCCCACCGAACCTCCGCTGCAGAGCGGGCGGATCATCACCTCGCAAATGATTGGCCGGCAGAAAGAGGTCAGAGCGCTTGAGGATTTCATCAAACAACTGCTCAACGGGCGCGGCGGGGTGACGACCATCGAAGGGATGGCCGGCATCGGAAAATCGAGGCTGATGGCCGAGATCAGGCAAAAGGAGATCATCCAAAATGTAGCTTTCTTCGAGGGGAGGGCACTGTCGGAAGGGAAAAACCTGAGCTTTCACCCCATCATCCAGATCATCAAATCGTGGTCGGGAATAAAAGAAGACGACAACCCGGCAGTTTCTTACCAAAAGCTGTCGGCCAATATCATCCGGATTTATCCCGAGCAGGCCTCCGAAATTATCCCATTCGTGGCTACCATGATGGGCTACCCGCTGGAAGGCGAAGCAAAGTTGCGGTTGAAGGGGATTGAAGGCGAAGCCCTCGAACGGCTGATCCTGAAAAACATCAGGGATTTACTCTCCCGCGCTGCCAGCATCCTCCCTATCGTGATCATGGTCGAAGATGCACACTGGGCTGACCTTTCATCCATCTCCTTCATGGAGTCGTTGTTCAAACTGGTGAAAAACCACCGGCTGCTGTTCATCAATGTTTTCCGTCCGGAATACAAGGAAACCGGGGAACGGCTGAAATCTTTTTTAAAGGAAAACCTTCCGGAGCATTACAAGGAAATCACGGTTCAGCCTCTGAAGGAAAATGAATCCGCAGAACTGATCGGCAACCTCCTAAACCAGACCAATCTGCCGGACGATATCAAACAGTTGATTTTGCTGCGCTCGGAAGGCAATCCGTTTTTCATCGAGGAAGTGCTGCGGTCGTTTATTGACGAAGGATTGATTGAGGTGAAGGACAACGCATTCATCGTTACCGACCGCATTCAATACGCCAATATTCCCGAAACCATTGACAAAGTCATCCTGTCGAGAATTGACCGCCTCGACGAAAAGACCAAAGGTTTGCTAAGAACCGCTTCGGTCATAGGAAGAAATTTCTACTACAAAGTATTGGAGGAAGCCGCGCAAACCATCGAAGAACTCGACACCCGGCTGCTTTACCTGAAGGAAACCCAATTGCTGAATGAGCATAAGAACAAGGAGGAGGTCGAATTCCTTTTCAAACACGCCCTGGCGCAGCAGGCCACCTATGATTCCATCCTGCTAAAAACCAAAAAGGAACTCCACCTGAAGATTGCCCGTTCCATCGAAAAAGTATTTGCCGACAAGCTGCCTGAGTTTTATGGAGTGCTGGCGATGCACTATGATAAAGCCGAGGTAACAGAGAAAAAGCTTGAATACCTGATTAAAGCAGGTGATGAGTCTTTCCGTTCGGGAGCATCAAATGAGGCAATGAACTTTTATATAGAAGCCATCAAATTATTTCCAAAAGAGCCCGATAGTACTCTGGAAAAATTAAATTACAAGGAATTGGAGATTAAAATCGGCTTTGCACAGCAGGCAGCCGGAAACAATATCGAAGCCATTGAAACCTTTCAGCAAGTGATTCTGAAATATTTTGGATACAGGTTAACTTCCAATGATTTGATTAATAAATACCGCGGAACATTGGCAATGCTTACTGTACTTTTTAAATTGAACTTCCAATTCTTCTTTTTTCGGAAACAGCCGAATGAAGATTTTAATACCTACATGAATGTGTTATCCCAGTGGGGAGAAGCTTTAGCTACAATGAATCCAAGACGTTACTTCCTTCAGGCATTAAATTTTCTGAACAAAGTGATCAATTATGATTTATCAAAGTCGGATGTTGGGCTTTCATTGTTTACCGAATGTGCCAGTTTATTCATGTGGACCGGATTGTCATTTTCCCTCAGCGAAAAAATCCTGAATTATTCCAAAAAGGCCAATGCTGAAGATCATCCCAGTTCGTTGATTAACTACCGCTATATAAGGAAAATGCATGATTTTTTCACCGGTAATATTTTTGAAGACCAGGATTATGAGCGCGTTTATCAGTCTGGAATGAAAGCTGGTGATTTCTGGCCAACTACTATTTATACGTTATACTCAGGTCTCGTTTGTGTGGAGTTGGGTAAATATGAAAAGTTGATGGAGCATGTTCACCATTTGGAGAATATTTCTGAGTCTTTCGATAACAGCCATGCAAATGCTGAAATTTACCGGTTGTCGGTCCCGGCTCATTATCGCTTCAGAAAGCTGGATCAGGCGCTTGAACTTGCTGAGGAGGGGATACGATATACCAGTAAAACAGGTCATTTTGCTTTGCTATTGGTGATCTTAGGCGCCAAATCGCTTGCACATTCTGCAAAGAATGAATTGGAAGCTGCCAGGCAAGCGCTGGCTGAAGCAGCCAAGCTTGTTAAAGACCGTAAGATCATCACCATTTATCATTTTGCTTATGTACAAGCTAAAGCTCAATTGGAGTTTCAGGAGTTTAAAATGGTCATTGAACGTAAGGAGAAGCCGGGGAAAAGTGTAAAAACCTTGTTTAAAACTATCGGTTTATTAATCAGTTTGTCGAAAAAGATGCGGAGTGCGACCACTGAATCATACAGGCTAAAAGCTATAACTTGCTGGATGCTTGGAAAACAAAGGCAGTCATATAAAAACTTCACACTCTCCATTAAGTCAGGACAAAAATACAATTGCCATCTTGATCTTTCCCGGACTTATTTTGAGGTGGGAAAATGCCTGCGCGACCCAAAATCTAACGAAACCAGCCTGATGGGACTCAGCGGCAGCGAATATTTATTCAAGGCCAAACGAATGTTCGAAGAAATGGAACTTCAATGGGATTTGAAGGAATACGAAAAATATATGGAAAGTTGACTCTGTAATTTGTAGTCAATTTTTATTCCTGTTTTTAAATCATTTCACCTGAACAAAACAGAACACTTTTTGGTTAGTGTCGCTAAAAGATAAACCATGATCAAAACTATTCTTTACACAGCATTCATTATGCTTCTGAGCATAGGCAGCAAAGCACAAATCAACCTTGTCGGGGTTGCCAATAACCTTGAAACAGGAAAGATTGACATTGTTAAATGGCAGGCGCTTGATCCTGAATCGTTAACTGTTTATCCTACAATCCTGGATGGATATTATTTTGCCACATCAGCATTCGATTCGTACAACAGCAATTATTACATTACCGGAATTTCGGGCAATAATTCGGGATTGTACTCTTACAATACGATTACAAACCAGGAGAATCTGGTTGGGGGATCATTGTACACCAATATTTCCGAGTTTGATATGAGCACGGGAAAAATGTACAACCTTCAAATGGAAGAGGAGGAATACATAAGCATTTATGAATATGACATCAATACAAACCAGGACAGCCTGATCGGTGTAATCTTTGAACCGGGCGCGAATGCGCTGGTTGCGGATGCCATCGGTTTTGATGCCAACAATGGTATTTTGTACTATGTGGGTTTCACCAACGATCCTGCCTTATGTTTGTATGCAATCCCCGTCAGGGAGAATCAGTTTTCGTTCACCAGAACGATACTCAACCCAACAGCAGCGCCTTTTAACATTATCACCAGTGTTAATTTTGACAATGTCAACGAAATTATTTATGCCCGCAATGCCACTTATGATTCCACCTTTAATTACACAGGAAGCAGTGTTGTAGAGATTAATAAAACAACCGGAGATATTATCACGAGGGGTGAACTCACCGGGTTTCCTTATTTTGTTGCTGGTTCTTCTTCTTTTGATCAAAATACCGGAAGCTTTTTGCTGGTTGGTATCGACACCAGCAATATGGCTAAAATGATTGTTTTTAATACGTATGATAATACCTATGTTACTGGCTTTGTTCCCGGTAATGTTTCCGAAATTGTTTGTGACAATACCAATTTCGTGCTCACTTATTACATCACTACCGGGGTAAAAGAAGAGCAGGAGTTTAGCTTCAAACTATATCCCAACCCGGTTTCTGAAATTCTGACCATTGATCACTTTTCTTCGGACGAAGTCGCTGTTCAGATCGTCTCCGCTTTTGGCAAAATTGTTTTGGCGCAGGAATTTACAAGCAGCAAAATAGAATTGAATCTGACATCACTTCCTCCCGGAATCTACCTGGTGAATCTGACATCGGAAGGGAAGACTGCATCTGAAAAAATTGTGGTTCGTTAAAAAACAGATTTTCATTCTGGCTTTGCATTGCAGTACATATCAGTGAATTTCTTATTTACCTCGGTATGGCGATTTATCCACTATACAATACTCTTTACAACTT comes from the Bacteroidales bacterium genome and includes:
- a CDS encoding T9SS type A sorting domain-containing protein, with product MIKTILYTAFIMLLSIGSKAQINLVGVANNLETGKIDIVKWQALDPESLTVYPTILDGYYFATSAFDSYNSNYYITGISGNNSGLYSYNTITNQENLVGGSLYTNISEFDMSTGKMYNLQMEEEEYISIYEYDINTNQDSLIGVIFEPGANALVADAIGFDANNGILYYVGFTNDPALCLYAIPVRENQFSFTRTILNPTAAPFNIITSVNFDNVNEIIYARNATYDSTFNYTGSSVVEINKTTGDIITRGELTGFPYFVAGSSSFDQNTGSFLLVGIDTSNMAKMIVFNTYDNTYVTGFVPGNVSEIVCDNTNFVLTYYITTGVKEEQEFSFKLYPNPVSEILTIDHFSSDEVAVQIVSAFGKIVLAQEFTSSKIELNLTSLPPGIYLVNLTSEGKTASEKIVVR
- a CDS encoding AAA family ATPase; protein product: MKQENEPSAAKTDPVATIVIAEIGGLIHLSDVKDARGEKSLINALYEKISQEIRLYNGTIYPSMGERIMAAFGLENRVENDEKNAVNAALRFHAVLESFSNDHDLAVPLTVRVGIHTGPVIKTRMGAGSNIQESLIGETVDIAARIQDIADKNQVLVGSTTYDKTKDLFTYHTLEPVPVKGYKKPIAIYEVTVRKSAPTEPPLQSGRIITSQMIGRQKEVRALEDFIKQLLNGRGGVTTIEGMAGIGKSRLMAEIRQKEIIQNVAFFEGRALSEGKNLSFHPIIQIIKSWSGIKEDDNPAVSYQKLSANIIRIYPEQASEIIPFVATMMGYPLEGEAKLRLKGIEGEALERLILKNIRDLLSRAASILPIVIMVEDAHWADLSSISFMESLFKLVKNHRLLFINVFRPEYKETGERLKSFLKENLPEHYKEITVQPLKENESAELIGNLLNQTNLPDDIKQLILLRSEGNPFFIEEVLRSFIDEGLIEVKDNAFIVTDRIQYANIPETIDKVILSRIDRLDEKTKGLLRTASVIGRNFYYKVLEEAAQTIEELDTRLLYLKETQLLNEHKNKEEVEFLFKHALAQQATYDSILLKTKKELHLKIARSIEKVFADKLPEFYGVLAMHYDKAEVTEKKLEYLIKAGDESFRSGASNEAMNFYIEAIKLFPKEPDSTLEKLNYKELEIKIGFAQQAAGNNIEAIETFQQVILKYFGYRLTSNDLINKYRGTLAMLTVLFKLNFQFFFFRKQPNEDFNTYMNVLSQWGEALATMNPRRYFLQALNFLNKVINYDLSKSDVGLSLFTECASLFMWTGLSFSLSEKILNYSKKANAEDHPSSLINYRYIRKMHDFFTGNIFEDQDYERVYQSGMKAGDFWPTTIYTLYSGLVCVELGKYEKLMEHVHHLENISESFDNSHANAEIYRLSVPAHYRFRKLDQALELAEEGIRYTSKTGHFALLLVILGAKSLAHSAKNELEAARQALAEAAKLVKDRKIITIYHFAYVQAKAQLEFQEFKMVIERKEKPGKSVKTLFKTIGLLISLSKKMRSATTESYRLKAITCWMLGKQRQSYKNFTLSIKSGQKYNCHLDLSRTYFEVGKCLRDPKSNETSLMGLSGSEYLFKAKRMFEEMELQWDLKEYEKYMES